The genomic DNA CTCGACATATTCCGGTGTCTTGTATGAGAGCCGGACCGATAATGATCCTGCCGACAAATCTCGTCGACCCGGTAATACCCTTGAACCGCTTCTCCTTCGCCCGGCAAGACTGTTCGGGCAAACGACTAAAGACGGCGTACGGGCCACGACATCGCGGAAAATGATCCGATGGACCCGAATGCCATCGCTTGGAGAGCAATCGATGGGGATGGCGACATAACGGCGTCGCTGGGATACCTGCACAATCCCGGAAGGGAACGCCTACAGCGACTCGACGGTTGCCGGCGTGAGGTCGCTCAAGGAATCGAGGACCAAAGCCGCGGCACCAAGTGCCTTTGGACTCGGTGGATACCGGCGATTCGGGATCGCAATGACGCGCATGCCGGCTGACACGGCGGAGAGGATCCCATTCTGCGAGTCTTCAACGGCCGCGCAGCGCGTGGGCTCGACGGCCAGCCGCCGCGCGGCCTCTCTATAGACATCCGGTTGCGGCTTACCGTGGCGTACCTCCTCGGAGGACACCGTGACGGCGAAGCAGGGCATCAGGCCGGCCAACTCCAGCACCAGGTCAATCACCGGCCGGTTTGAGGACGAGGCCACCCCAAGGGGCCACCGCTCCGCCAATCGTTGTACGGTCTCGACGGCCCCCGGCAGCAGCGGCAATTTCCGGCGGTAGACATCCGCGACACGGTCGGCGACCTGCTGCGAGATCTCCTCAGGGGACTGTCGCAAGCCGATCTCGTCATGCATGTACCGGGACCATTCGCGTGAGTTCATGCCCATCATGTCGGTCTGGGCGTCGGCGTGCCATCTTCCCCCATTCTCTCGGGCATAGGATTCTCGAACCTCATCCCAGACCTGCTCCGAGTCGATGAGCACGCCGTCCAGGTCGAACACGAGCGCCTTGATCACGCGCGCCATCGCAAGTTCCTCGTCGGATTCATGCCCGCCTCAAGTCCGGCCCGGCATCGCCGGCCGCTTTTCTGTCCGACTCCCATGAATGTGCCCTGTCGAATAGCCCGACAGGCAAACGGTTACATCATGAGTTCATCGACATAACACCAGCGCCAATGCTCTCCCGGCTCGAACGACTGTATGATCGGATGGTGCGTCTTATGAAAGTGTTTCGTCGCATGAGTATTTTTGGATGAATCACAACACCCCACATGTCCGCAGGACAAGCACAGGCGAAGATGGACCCAGGTATCCCCGGTCTTCAAACAGTCTTCACAGCCTTCGGCGCTCGGCGTGACATCATGAATTTGATTCAAATGTGAGCACATGGTAGCCATATGTGCACCTCCTTTCTCTCGCATGCGGAAGCACCTTTCGTCGTGCCCCATAGGTACACCCATCATTCTCGATCGCAGTCGCGCCGGTTTTTGCCTAAGAGCCATCTTGCGCTCGGTTCAGGCTCAGATCAACCCTGAAGACGGACACAAAACAATCAACGATTCTCTCGGTTGTCGGGACGGCGTTCCGTTCATGTTCCCGGAGATGGTATAAGAAAATCTCCGCCGTTTTTCCGATTCTCTCGACGGATCATCACGTATGACCCATGCAAACGCGACGAAACTGGATCGCCCTGTCGATAGCACACGGGATCACATCCTCGGAAACTCTCATGCCGACATGACCCTCGTCGAGTACGGCAGCTATGCCTGCCCCTATTGCCATGCTGCGCACGAAATCATTGCCGAATTGCGCGATCGGTTCGGCGATCGAATGCGATACGTATTTCGGCATCGACCCATTCCAGGCAGCGACGAGGCCGAACGAGCCGCCGAGCTTGCCGAATATGCGTCAAAGACGACCGGCCGATTTTGGCCGATGCACGATGCTCTGATGAAGCAAGGGCCGACGTTCCATGAAGGAGACCTCGATCGGATCGCCTCAGAGTTCGATCTGCCGCCGCGCGATGCCTGGGATGAGACGACGCGACGAGCGGCCAGTGATCGAGTTGCCGAGGACGCTCGGAGCGCGCAGCGCAGCGGCGTGCTGGAAACGCCGACCTTTTATCTGAACAACCGTCGGTATGAGGGCGCGTGGGACGAGAGCTCGTTGGCTGAAGCCATGTTGGGCTCGTTGGGGCATCGTCTTCACACTGCGACGGTGGATTTCGTTCGATGGGCGCCGTCAGCCGGCCTCTCGTTGTTGCTGATGACGGTCGTGGCGGTCCTGCTCAGCAATTCGGCGCTTGGTTCGGCATTCACCTCCTGGTGGCACGAGCCCTTTGGTCTTCACATCGGCGGCCGTGATTTCACCATGCCCGTCCTCGAATGGATCAACGACGGATTGCTGACCATTTTCTTTCTGGTGGTGGGGCTGGAAATCAAACGGGAATTCACAGTGGGCCGCTTGGCCACGAGACAGGCCGCCGCGCTTCCGATCCTCGCCGCATGCGGCGGCATGATTGCGCCGGCGTTGATTTATTTGGTCATAGTTCCGCCCGGTCCGTGGCACGCGGGTTGGGGGATGACGATCGCCACGGATACCGCCTTTGCCGTGGCATTGATCGTCCTGCTCGGAGAACGGGTGTCGATCGAGTTGCGGGTGTTCCTCACCGCCGCAGTCATCATGGACGATCTCGTGGCAATCGCACTGATCGCCATGCTGTATACGGACGCGATCGACATGCAGTATCTGCTCGCTTCGCTTGCCGTGACGGGATTACTGGCTGCCTTCAACCGGTGGGGTGTCTACCGCTCATTGCCTTATGCCGTGGTCGGGGTGGTGCTCTGGGCCTGCCTGCATGGCTCGGGGCTGCATGCGACTCTGGCCGGCGTGATCCTTGCCGCCGTCACCCCCACGCGTCCTCCGGCAAACCTTCGCGCGCTGATGGGGCAGGCGGAAGCGGTGTTGCGGGCGGAGATGAAGCGCGCCGGCGACGTCATGCGCCACGGGCCGTCGGAGCCGGCCCTTCAGGCCTTGGATGTCATCCATGATCGGATCGAATCGCCGGCCAGCAAACTGCTTCGATCGGTCGAGCCCTGGTCCAGCTACGTCGTGCTGCCGATCTTCGCATTGGCCAATGCCGGCGTGGTCTGGTCGCACGGTGTGTTCGAAGGGCACGGACGCCTAATGGCGGGGATCATATGCGGCTTGGTAATCGGAAAACCGCTTGGAATCTTTTCAGCTGCCTGGCTGGCGGTGCGCTTCGGGATTGCGGTGAAGCCGACGGCTTATTCATGGCGCCAACTATTCGGCGCCGGCGCGCTGGCCGGCATCGGGTTTACCATGTCCTTATTTATTGCGGGTCAGGCGTTTCCCAACGCCGACGACTACGCGGTCGCCAAAATTGCCGTCTTTATTGCTTCATTATTGGCGGGAGTCGCGGGCATCCTGATTCTCTGGCCCAAAGATCCGGCGAATACGCACGTGCCGTAAACACGCACCATGACTCCGGCTCGGTCATCCTTGCCTGGTCGATGCGTTAGTGCCGGCTACCGCACATCCGGCCGCGGGTCCGCGACAAACCCGTTCCGATTCGGCATCTGAACCTTCGGCAATGCCGGTCGGCAATGATCTTGCCGGCAAATCGCGTCGACCCGGTAATACCCTTGAACCGCTTCTCCTTCGCCTTGCAGCGACGGTTCGGCAGATGACGAAAGAATCCTGCACACCGCTTAATTATCAATTCTATTCGTAGAAGCCCTTGACAAACTTCTATTAGTCCACTACTCTGGACATATGGACATACATGACGCAGTGGCTGCTTTTGAGGCTCTTTCACAGGAAACCCGGTTGCGGGTGTTCCGCTTGCTCGTCGAGCATGGGAGGGATGGTGCGCCCGCCGGAATTTTAAGCGAGACACTCGGCATTCCCCATAACACACTGTCCTTCCATTTATCGCGGATGAGTCATGCGGGGCTTGTCCTCTCGCAGCGCGAAGGACGCTCTATTATTTACCGGGCGAATTTTGAGTTTTTTACCGATCTCATCCGCTACATGGTGAAGGATTGTTGCCGCATGGAGTTCGCCAGTATCCGCGAGGATAAAAAGCGCGGATGTTCCGTCATCGAGATGCCAAGCTGTTGCCCGTCCAAAGGAAAGGAGAAAACATCATGAAACGCGTGCATATCCATATCGGTGTGGAAAATATCGAGCATGCCATCCCCTTTTATAGTGCTCTGTTTGGTGCCGCTCCGGTGAAGACCAAAACCGACTATGCGAAGTGGTTGCTTGATGATCCACGCGTGAATTTTGCGATTTCGACCCGCGCCGGCAAGAAAGGCGTTGACCATCTTGGAATTCAGGTTGATGACCATGGCGAGCTGGATGAAGTTCGCGGACGGATACAAAGCGCAGCCCTGCCCGCATTTAATGAAGGGGAAACGGTTTGCTGTTATGCCAAGTCCGACAAAACATGGGTGCAAGACCCGGCGGGGGTGGCATGGGAAACTTACCGGACGATGGAAGACGCGCAGATTTATGGAAAGAATCCGGCCATGAACGAAAGTGCTTGTTGCACCCCGGAAACCAAGGGAACGCCTGATTGCTGCGAGCCTTTGGAAGCAACCGCCGGGTGTTGCGGCTGACGGAAAGCGATGCAGTCAGCATGCTCGTTCTCTGTACGGGAAATTCCTGCCGCTCCATCATGGCCGAAGCCTTGATTAACCATTCGGACAAGCATGGAACTCATGCGGTCTCGCCGCTGGGGTGAGAGGCAATAGGCCTCTCCTCCTGATGCTCTCGTTTTACTCTTGAAAATAGCTTTTTCAGAGCAAACAGGTTTTCCCTTACACTTTGATCCGAATATTCCGGAAGCCAACTCGTCCCGTGTGCGATTGCAGGCCGATCCAGCCGGAATCGGCGTCAGCCGACACCGGCTTGCCACGGTAGTTGTCCGTATTGGTGTATGTCGTCGTCAATTCGCCGTTCAGATACACGGTGTAGAGATCGCCGCCGGCCACTTTGCGAACCTGGATGGAATAGTCATTCCAGACATTGAGCTTGGCCTGCCTCACTCGGCCAGTGAAGGCTTGCTGGATCCAGCCGGGCGTGGTGGGAATATCATAGATTGCGCCGGTACGTTTCTTGTCCATGCCGTCGGGTTCGCCCTTGTCGTGATTTCCCAGAGCAAGCTCGTCGATTTGGATCTCAAAGCCGGTATCAACCGCGACAAATGGCAAATCCTTATAGATATCGCTGCCGCTGCCGTCGCGGCGAGGCACGGGTTTGATCGGATTGCGGAAGCGCACGAAGACGCCGGAATTGTCATCCACGCGGTCCAAGAAAAACTGCAGCCGCAATTCGAAATCATTGAAGCCTTGAGGGAACGCGAGCAATCCTAAGCCGCCGAAGGGACGCGCCACGATCACGCCGTCGCGCAAATAAAATTTGCCCTGACCGAACAACTTCCACTGGCTTAAAGAGGCGCGTGTGCCGTCAAACAGGGAGGTGAAACCCGGTTCGGGGTTTATCTTTGCCGAGGACAGGACGCTATCCGTCAGTTTCTGGCCGGTACGCCGAGCCAGAGCGACACCGGTCAACATAGGGTTGGGTGAACCGATGGTGGGAAAAAGGGCCGGTCCGGCGACATAACAGTTGGTCGTATCGTGAATGCGGCCATACTCATTGGTAACAGACTGCGCCACGTCATCGCCCATCCAGAGCGTGCCGGCCTCGTGGTGAGTTGTTCCCAACCCATCCCGGCGATCCCCCTCTCGCGGGTATGCATTGCGAATGTCGGCCGCCGTGGCTGTGCCCGCCATGGGTATCACTTGGGTCTTCGTCAGCAGTTCGAACGGTTGGCCATTGGCGAAGATCAATGCCACCTGCTCCGTGAAATCGTCCATCACGTTCCAGAACGCGTTGTCGTCGCGCGTTTGCTGGCTCGCATTGGGATCATTATCGTGGGCATTCCCGATCGCAACCTCGGCGCGTGGACGGAAGAAGTCTTGCGGAGGTTGGTCCGTCAACGTGACGTTACTGTCGGGATTGTGCGGCGACATTTCGCCGATGCCGCGCAACACCAGTGCGATGCTCTTGTCGTCGGCCAGCCGCAGCTTCTCCATGGAATCGAGGTCGGGGACCTTTTTGAACAGTTCCGCCTCAGAATCCGCCAGTGCGGTGCTGCCCGCCGACGCCGTGATTTGCAGATGAAAGAAACGGTCCTTCCCGTTGATTTGTGTCTTGCCCTTGAGGAACAAGGCTGATGCTGCGAGGGCCTTGGGCAAGCCGGGGTACGCGGCAATCGGAATCCGCATGCCGAAGTTCGAGCGCAGGTGGCACATAAGATTCTGGCCCATCCGCTGGGCGGCACGACCAGCAAGCGACTGCTGAAACGTCGTCAACGCGATGCGCGTGCTTTCGATCGTCCCAGCCGCAAGCACCGCGATGCCTTGGCGTCCGTCCGGCTGTGGGGGCCTGAGCATGTACTCGACCGTCTCGTTGCCTGGTCCGATGACACGGACGCCGATGACGCGTACCCAATTATCGCCTTGCGTCTCGGTGATCAATTCTTGCACGTGGCACCCGCCGACAACCATGAGCCTCTTGCGCGCATCCGCTTCCGGGCCGACGCCATCCGCTTCGTTCGCCGCCAGGCGCGATGCCTTGGTAAGCAGGGGAACGGCGCTGAACTTGTTGCCTGGAAAATCTCCGGCCTCTGCATGCGCTTCAACGCCCAATGGGGCTTCCAGCTTGAGCATGTTGAGCAATTGCGCCCGCGGTGTGGTGTCGGTCGATGGAAGGTCGAGCATGCTCCGTAGTTCCGCATCGGTGGGATCGACGCCGTTTTGCACACGAAAAGCTCGAACCAGTGGACTCTCCGGAAGATCATTCAGGGCCATTGCCGATGCCGGAGCGCCCGCGCCGGTGAGGCCCGCAAAGAGGCGCGCACGGAGTGCCCTATGCAAGGGACCAAAAATGAAGTCATTGGTGCTGTTGACGCCGATCTGCCCACCGGATTGGTGGAAATAGGTGGCCTTGAGTTCGGCGGCAACGGTGCCCGGCCATCCGGCCATCTCATCGCCCTTGGCGCCTTCGTGCAGAAGTTCAGGTGACCAGCCGCCCCATTTCAGTGAACGCCCTCCGACGGCATACAGCAGACCAGCAGCGGCAAAGTTCAAACCAGGATGAGCCTCCCACGGCACGCGCATGGGGGGAGTGGGGTCACCAAACGTCATGTTCTGGACGTGCTCGGGTATGACAAATGGGCCGCCCTCCAATATCAGAATTCTGCGACTATTTGTCGGATCAAGCGTCAAGAGCCGCTCGGCCAGTACGCTTCCGAACGTCCCTCCGCCGACAATGATAACGTCGAAGGGATGAGTATGCCCGTGCAGCACTTGATTAACGCTGTCCGTCGCCTCCCGCAGCGTGTTGCACAGGAAACGACCCATGGTGTCCAACGTGAAGGGTGTGTTTTGCGGTCCAAGCAGATCCGCCATTGTGTGCCTCCTTATAACGCTGATAGGAATGTGATGGAACGATAAGACAGTGAAATCATCATCTTATATTAGGTACAATCCATCAGAACATTATAATTAGTTACTATGGTTGTGTTATGGAATTCTTCGTTCAACCCGATTCCTCAGAAATTAACCGTGTTCCGACTACAGAACTCAGTTGCTGCATAAACGGTTGTGGGCTGTGCGATTAGTCCTTTACTCTTATTATTGAAACTTGGCTAGAGTCCATTCATAAAAGCAGTAAATTATTTCATCCTCAAGATATTTGCCTGAGCGCTTCCGCACTCGCCGCTCAAAATAAATACGTATCGCCGCTTATCGTATTCTTTTGTGTTCTTGGTGAATTGATTTAGATTCAATAGGGGTATTGCATTGACGATCG from Nitrospira sp. includes the following:
- a CDS encoding putative phosphatase — translated: MARVIKALVFDLDGVLIDSEQVWDEVRESYARENGGRWHADAQTDMMGMNSREWSRYMHDEIGLRQSPEEISQQVADRVADVYRRKLPLLPGAVETVQRLAERWPLGVASSSNRPVIDLVLELAGLMPCFAVTVSSEEVRHGKPQPDVYREAARRLAVEPTRCAAVEDSQNGILSAVSAGMRVIAIPNRRYPPSPKALGAAALVLDSLSDLTPATVESL
- a CDS encoding Na+/H+ antiporter NhaA type; the encoded protein is MTHANATKLDRPVDSTRDHILGNSHADMTLVEYGSYACPYCHAAHEIIAELRDRFGDRMRYVFRHRPIPGSDEAERAAELAEYASKTTGRFWPMHDALMKQGPTFHEGDLDRIASEFDLPPRDAWDETTRRAASDRVAEDARSAQRSGVLETPTFYLNNRRYEGAWDESSLAEAMLGSLGHRLHTATVDFVRWAPSAGLSLLLMTVVAVLLSNSALGSAFTSWWHEPFGLHIGGRDFTMPVLEWINDGLLTIFFLVVGLEIKREFTVGRLATRQAAALPILAACGGMIAPALIYLVIVPPGPWHAGWGMTIATDTAFAVALIVLLGERVSIELRVFLTAAVIMDDLVAIALIAMLYTDAIDMQYLLASLAVTGLLAAFNRWGVYRSLPYAVVGVVLWACLHGSGLHATLAGVILAAVTPTRPPANLRALMGQAEAVLRAEMKRAGDVMRHGPSEPALQALDVIHDRIESPASKLLRSVEPWSSYVVLPIFALANAGVVWSHGVFEGHGRLMAGIICGLVIGKPLGIFSAAWLAVRFGIAVKPTAYSWRQLFGAGALAGIGFTMSLFIAGQAFPNADDYAVAKIAVFIASLLAGVAGILILWPKDPANTHVP
- a CDS encoding Arsenical resistance operon repressor yields the protein MDIHDAVAAFEALSQETRLRVFRLLVEHGRDGAPAGILSETLGIPHNTLSFHLSRMSHAGLVLSQREGRSIIYRANFEFFTDLIRYMVKDCCRMEFASIREDKKRGCSVIEMPSCCPSKGKEKTS
- a CDS encoding VOC family protein is translated as MKRVHIHIGVENIEHAIPFYSALFGAAPVKTKTDYAKWLLDDPRVNFAISTRAGKKGVDHLGIQVDDHGELDEVRGRIQSAALPAFNEGETVCCYAKSDKTWVQDPAGVAWETYRTMEDAQIYGKNPAMNESACCTPETKGTPDCCEPLEATAGCCG
- a CDS encoding Arsenate reductase thioredoxin-coupled, LMWP family encodes the protein MLRLTESDAVSMLVLCTGNSCRSIMAEALINHSDKHGTHAVSPLG
- a CDS encoding Glucose-methanol-choline (GMC) oxidoreductase:NAD binding site, coding for MADLLGPQNTPFTLDTMGRFLCNTLREATDSVNQVLHGHTHPFDVIIVGGGTFGSVLAERLLTLDPTNSRRILILEGGPFVIPEHVQNMTFGDPTPPMRVPWEAHPGLNFAAAGLLYAVGGRSLKWGGWSPELLHEGAKGDEMAGWPGTVAAELKATYFHQSGGQIGVNSTNDFIFGPLHRALRARLFAGLTGAGAPASAMALNDLPESPLVRAFRVQNGVDPTDAELRSMLDLPSTDTTPRAQLLNMLKLEAPLGVEAHAEAGDFPGNKFSAVPLLTKASRLAANEADGVGPEADARKRLMVVGGCHVQELITETQGDNWVRVIGVRVIGPGNETVEYMLRPPQPDGRQGIAVLAAGTIESTRIALTTFQQSLAGRAAQRMGQNLMCHLRSNFGMRIPIAAYPGLPKALAASALFLKGKTQINGKDRFFHLQITASAGSTALADSEAELFKKVPDLDSMEKLRLADDKSIALVLRGIGEMSPHNPDSNVTLTDQPPQDFFRPRAEVAIGNAHDNDPNASQQTRDDNAFWNVMDDFTEQVALIFANGQPFELLTKTQVIPMAGTATAADIRNAYPREGDRRDGLGTTHHEAGTLWMGDDVAQSVTNEYGRIHDTTNCYVAGPALFPTIGSPNPMLTGVALARRTGQKLTDSVLSSAKINPEPGFTSLFDGTRASLSQWKLFGQGKFYLRDGVIVARPFGGLGLLAFPQGFNDFELRLQFFLDRVDDNSGVFVRFRNPIKPVPRRDGSGSDIYKDLPFVAVDTGFEIQIDELALGNHDKGEPDGMDKKRTGAIYDIPTTPGWIQQAFTGRVRQAKLNVWNDYSIQVRKVAGGDLYTVYLNGELTTTYTNTDNYRGKPVSADADSGWIGLQSHTGRVGFRNIRIKV